The Collinsella aerofaciens genomic interval CATCCGCGAGCAGGCTACGCTGGACCGCCTGGCCGACCTGTGCGACCATCAACCCATGATTGCCAAGGCGCCCTGGGCACTAATATTTGTGGTCGATTATGCCAAGTGGATCGATCTGTTTGAGCACGTGGGCTGCTTTGAGCCCGAGTTTGTCGAGCGCACGGGCAAGGCGCCCCGCCGCGCGCCGGGTTTGGGCGACTTTGCCATCGCGGCCCAGGACGCCGTGATCGCCGCCCAAAACGCCGTGGTTGCCGCCGAGGCCCTGGGCCTGGGGAGCTGCTATATCGGCGACATCGTCGAGAATGCCGAGGAAGTGGCCGAGCTGCTCGATCTGCCGCCCTATACCATGCCGCTGTCGATGCTCATCATCGGCACGCCCCGTAAGGAGCGCCCGGCTATTGCGCATCCCGTGGTGAACCTGGTGCACGAGGAGCGCTACTGCCGCGCCGATGCTGCGACCATGGACGCGCAGGTGGCCGAGATGGACGCGATGTTCCGTCCGCATGCCCGCGAGGTGGGCGAGCGCGTGGTGGATATCTACACCCGCAAGCACACGAGCCCCTTTATGGCCGAGATGAGCCGTTCCATGGAGTGGTGGTTCAAAAACTGGCTCGGCAAGTAACGAATGCGGCGATGTGCCAAAGGGACAGTCCCTTTGGCACATTCCATATCGCCGTGGTGGCCTAAAGGCCGTATAAATGTTTATCTAGCTGGGAAAACAGTGCATTAAAACATGGGCCGATTACCTATAATCCCCTCGAACGTTAAAGTTGGGAGGAAACCGGCTTATGGAACAAAAGGCCAAGGAGGCAGCCTCGCACGCTGCGATTCCTGTGAGCATCTCGGCGATGCTCGTCACGCTGGGCGTGGTGTACGGCGATATCGGCACCAGCCCTATGTATGTAACCAAGGCGCTCGTTGCCGGCAACGGCGGCATCGGGAGCGTGACGGAGGAGTTCGTGCTCGGCGCGCTCTCCCTTGTCGTGTGGACGGTCACGCTGCTGACCACCATCAAGTATGTGCTCATCTCGCTGCGCGCCGATAACCATGGTGAGGGCGGCATCTTTGCCCTGTACAGCCTGGTTAAGCGCTGCGGTAAATGGCTCATCATCCCCGCCATGCTGGGTGGCGCCGCGCTGCTCGCCGACGGCATCCTGACGCCGGCCGTTACCGTTACCACGGCCATCGAGGGCCTGCGCACCATCCCGGCGGTCCATGCCGTGCTGGGCGATGACC includes:
- a CDS encoding nitroreductase family protein; this translates as MNEQVCTKAVDTCGYPVETTGNAVLDTLEHRSSTRAFARDDDGRPVAVTDEQRAAILHAASRAPSAGAMMMYSIVSIREQATLDRLADLCDHQPMIAKAPWALIFVVDYAKWIDLFEHVGCFEPEFVERTGKAPRRAPGLGDFAIAAQDAVIAAQNAVVAAEALGLGSCYIGDIVENAEEVAELLDLPPYTMPLSMLIIGTPRKERPAIAHPVVNLVHEERYCRADAATMDAQVAEMDAMFRPHAREVGERVVDIYTRKHTSPFMAEMSRSMEWWFKNWLGK